CGGAAACCACAACTCGTGAAGGATTAGAACCAGGGGGGCGTGGGAGGCAAGGGCGCGCGCCAGACGTCCGGCGCGCGGCGCGAGGCCGTGGCTGCCGATAGAGAACGGGTTGTACTCCCAGACGATGACGTCGGGATTCGTCGCGCCGACGGCTGCGGCGATCGCGGGAAACCCCTTGGAATCCCAGCGCTCCACGACCCCGTGAACCGAGAACGTGGGCCGGGCATCGGATCCCTTGGGGCACACGATGCTGATCTCGGCGCCGCGAGAAGCGAGTTCGGCGGCCATGCAATCGGCATGGTCGCCGATGCCCCCGACGTCGGGCGGGAACTCCTCGGTCAGAACCGTGATTCGCATCAGCGAGACCTGCGGGTCCCCGCCTTCGAGCCTGCCGGTCCGGCGGCGCGCGCGCGCGACCCCCCGGCGCGCGCGCGAGCACTGCCGGATCCGTTTGTCGCCGTTCCGGAACGTGTAGACCGAGTCGACGTCGATGCCTTGGCCTTCGTACCCGCAACTCGTGCAGCCGGCTTGGCCTTCGACCCCGCACCAACGCGGCTGGTGGGCTTGGGCGCACGCTTCGTCGCCGCCTGAGCGCGCGGTCGAGCGGGAGCCGTCCCCGGGCGCGCGGCTGAAACCTTCTTCGCCGGTCGGCTCGAAGCGGAGCGCGTGCGGGGCGAGGTGTACGCGGTGGCCGTCAGAACCTCCTCGGTGTACCAGTTCTCATGGGCTCCGGCATCGTAGGCGCCGCCCCAGGTCCCGTACGGCATCATCGAAGGGAGATCCTCGCCGTAGCCGTCGCCGGGCGCGCGCCCGATCATGTCCTCGGACCCCACCAGCACGGCACCCAACACGCGCGCGCCGGCTGCGGCCAACTGCTCTTTGGCTTCGTTGGCGTGCGCCCGATTGGTCTGACCGGCCGAGACGACCAGCAGCACGCCGTCGGCGTAGGCACCAAGGATCGATGCATCCGCAGCGGCGAGCACCGGCGGGGAGTCAAGCAGAACGACATCGGCCCAGCGGCGCGCGCGCCGCAGCGTGAACGCCATCTCCTCGCTGGACAGCAACTCACCGGGGTTTCCGATCATCGGGCCACAGGGCAGCACGAAAACCCCGTCCATCCCAGGCGCGGGGCGCACGGCTCGCTCAAGCGGAACCTGGCCGCGAACAACGTTTGCGAGACCGACGGAGTTGGCGATACCGAAGGCCTCGTGAGTGCGCGCGCCGCGAAGGTCGCTGCCGATGACCAGAACCGACCGGCCGGACTCGGCGAATGCGCCCGCGAGCGACACCAGCGTGGACGACCGACGCTTGGCCATCGTAGAGGTGATAAGGAGCACGCTCTTGTCTTGCGGGACGCCCATCGACGCAAGCGTTGCGCGAAGCGTGCGCGCCGCTTCAACCGTGGCGCCACTGGACTCACCGAACCCGTCGTAGTCCTGTTGGGCCGGCAGTGCGGCAAGAACCGGCAACCCCAGCTCGCGCTGAGTGGACTCCTTGTCCCGCATCGTGTCGTCAAGGTACTCGCGCACGAGCGCGATTCCGATCCCGAACATCAGACCGACAATAAGTCCGAGCAGCAGCGTGCGCCGCTGGTCGGATCCGACGCGCACCCCTCCGGCAGAGGGGCTCGTCAGCTTGCCGCCGTCTTCGATTCCGGAGACCAGCGCGTTCTGCAAGCCGGTCGCCGTGCGCTGCAGATCCCCGATCGTTGAAGCGAGCTGGTCACGACGAATCTGCATCTCGATGATGCGGCCCTGGTCGGTTCCCTCACGAGCGGCGTCGAGCCGCGCCTGCACGGAGATGTACTCCTTGCGCGTATCAACCTGAGCGGCATTGTTTTGCTCGAGAAGTTGAGCATAGAAGTGCCTGGCGGCTTCCTTCTTGAAGTCGATGTACGCCTCGCCGACGGCGTTGCAGATCGCCCCCGCGCGCACGGCCGGATCGTAGGACTTCTCGCCCGGCGCGGGCGGCGTCGTAGCCACCTTGATGCTGAAGAACTGAGTGTTCGGCTGGATCGTGGCGTTGATCTTCCCCTGCACGGCTTGCGCCGGAATTCCAAGCTTCTTCGCGGCGGCCGCGGCGATTTCCGGACCGGCGAGGAAGTGAACGTTGGAGTTCAAGTCACCGACCGTCTCCACAGGCTTGGAGTTCGGATTGGTGGGGTCGGAGTTGACGGCTTGGAACAACACCTCGCATGCAGCCACGTATTGAGGTGTGGAACGCATCGACCCGAAGAACGCCGTGACCATGACGATAACGATCGCCGTGATCACAGTCTTCTTGCGCCTCAGGACGACGCGTGCGAAATCCTTGGGTTCCACCGTCTACTCCAACGAGGATGGGAGTGCTTCCGGAATGCCTTCGTCATGGTGTCTTGAGAAACGCGCTGCCCCCGAGGATTACTCGGGGGCAGCAAGCCGGCGTGCAGACCTAGAGGGAGGGAGGGAGGGAGGCACGCGGCGCCGGCCGTTTTCTCAAGTTCCTAGGCGAAAGCTGGCTGCAACTCTGCCGGAACCGAAATCTCGTCGAGCATAGAGTCGAGCGCCCGATCGCGAATCCGGTAGCAGTTCGAGCGAGACAACGAGAGTTCCTCGCAGATCTCACTCACCGGCAGATCCATCACGTACCAGAGGGTCACCACCGCGCGCTCCCGCTCGTCGAGCGAGGAAAGGCGGCTCAGCAGTTCCGAACGAAGATCCACACTGTCGAGGAATCCCCGGCGGAACGGGTCGGCGTCGATGTCGGTCGTCTTGCGCGAGGCAAGCATTACCGAACACGACCTCGGGTGGTAGTAGTCCCGATAGGCCTTGAGAGCCTTTACGACCTGACCCACTGTCTCGAACATCGTCCGCTCGCTTTCTCGTTTCGAACCTGCCCGAGAAAACGACCGCCTCGCGTGCGATGTTGCAGGTCACGCGGTTCTTTTTATGCGGTCGAATCAGGCCGATTCATCAGACGAGTGAGCGAAACGGGCACAAAAAAAGTCCGGCGTACCGGACGAAGGAAACCGAACCGATCTAGACGACGTGCGCGATGCCCGGGCGCTGCGCCTGCTCCACGTCGGGAACGACTTCGCGCAACGCTTCCCACACCGCACTCGCCATGAACCGACGGTGCCCGCCGAGTGTGCGGATGTACGGGAGCTTGCCGGCGTCGGCCCAGCAGCGAACGGCTCGATGCGAAACGCGGAACAGCATTGCGACTTCACCGGTCGTAAGCAACGCGTCCTCGCGCCGGTACCCGTTCTGCATTGCGACGGCCTGACGACGGAGCCTCTCTATGAGCCGCTCGCGCGTTCCGCTGGTGTACGGGGTCTTTCCCATGACTGAACTTCCTTCCTGCCCTGTGCGGGCATTCACCGTCGCGAACGGCGAGCGGTGGTGAGCGGGCGCCGGATGGTCACCCGCAGCCCCCCGGCCCTTCCGGGGGGAAAACGCAGGGGACGCTTTCGCGTCCCCCGGCAGCTCTTGGAACCAAAAACGCCCGGGGGATTCCCGGGCGTCTGCGTTACCGTTTTCTCACACTAGTTGCCTTGTACTAGTTCACCGCTTCGATCGTCCCACGTCAAGGGTCCGGCGCGTACTTTTTTCTTCACTTTTCCAAGCAAAAGCGGGCATTCCGGAAGCCGCATGACTAGAAGATTCGAACCTGTCGGCATCTACGAACCCGCAGGTCCTTGACAAGTGACTAGTCATTGTTTGCCACACACCACCGCTTCGCTTCCCAGGGTGAATCACCCGTTCGGGCCATGCAGCATTCGCACGGGATGTCGTTTCTGTAGCTGAACGTGCAGACACTCGAGGGAGTGAGGGAGATGACACACAGCGCGCAGTTCGCCGCCCAGGCGTGGAGGGAACGCCAAAGGCGCCGCGTCGCCGCGGCGGTGCTGGACCGGGTAGCGGACGCCGCGCTGGCGGCAGGTGGCGCGGTCGTAGCAAACACGGCGCTGGCACTCCAACTCGGCCTTCCGGCCGGCGGTGGCGGAATCGCACTCGGCGCAGGGCTCCTCGCCGCGGGGATCTACTGGATGATGCGCGGACGTCACTGCGGAATCCCGCGACCGGCGTACTCGGTTCGCACTTCGGTTCCACGCCCCTCGATTCCGGTCACGGCGACCGCAACGGCCGCCCGGGCACAACATGTGTATGACGCCGCATAGCTAACCCCCCAACAGAAACAGGCCTTCCGGACGCGGAGGGCCTGTTTCTTGCGGAATCAGCCGCCTCAGCCGCCGAGGCGCTCGCGGAACCACCGGATGGTTCGCGGCAAACCTTCGCTCACTTCAATCTTCGGCTCCCAGCCGAGCAATGCGCGCGCGCGCGCAATGTTGGGACGTCGCACCGTCGGATCGTCGACCGGGCGCTCCGTGAATACGACCTCACTCGTCGATCCGGCGAGCCGGACGATGAGACGAGCCATCTCCAGCACGGTCATCTCACTGGGGTTCCCAATGTTGACCGGCTCGTGAACCCCTGAAGCAAAGAACAGCCGCAGGATTCCCTCGACCAGATCATCGACGTAAGTGAACGACCGCGTCTGAGAACCGTCTCCGTGAACGGTCAACGGTTCTCCGCGCAGCGCCTGGGACACGAACTGCGGGATCGCGCGCCCATCGTTGGGGCGCATCCTCGGGCCGTAGGTGTTGAAGATCCGCACGATACGCGTGTCGAGTCCGTGGATACGGTGATACGCCATCGTCATCGCCTCGGCGTACCGCTTGGCTTCGTCGTACACGCCGCGCGGACCGACGGGGTTCACGTGCCCCCAGTAGGTTTCCGGCTGCGGGTTGACCTCAGGATCGCCGTAAACCTCCGACGTGGACGCGATCATGAAGCGCGCGCCTTTCGCCTTCGCGAGTCCGAGGGTATGCCACGACCCCAGGGCTCCGACCTTCAGGATCTGGATCGGGTATCGCGCAAAGTCCACCGGAGATGCCGGCGACGCGAAGTGCATGACCCCATCGACCTCGCCGTCCAGATACAGCGGCTCCGAGATGTTGTGTTCGATGAACGTGAACTCGCCGAGGGCCGAGAGCATCTCAACGTGCTCTCGGCGACCGGTGATCAGGTTGTCGACGCAGACGACCTGATGGCCGTCCCCCAACAGACGTTCGCACAAATGGGAGCCGACAAACCCGGCTCCGCCCGTCACGACAATTCGCATATCGGGCGAGCATACCGGGTGCCCCGGTATCCGGCGCACGCGGACAGAGACGCGGACCAAACACAGAGCGAGCGGAGCCCGAATACCGGATTCCGCTCGCCCGTCGTGGGGTCTTTCAGGATTAGCCTGCGGCGTCGCGCGCGCGGCCGGCCGACAGCACGACGCGCGTCGGGTCGCCGAAGGCGTATCCCCATGAATGCAGCCGGCCGCGGCCGTCAACCCAGTATCCGCTGCCGTCTTCGACCATCAGCAATGCCTTAGCGTCGGCCGTAGAGCTGCTCCAGCTGTTCGAGCGCGTCGCAGCGCCACCGAACGGGTACATCGACCCGTAGTTGCTGAGCACCCAACCGGACTGCCCGTTGGAGCGCAGCACGACCGCAACAGCCCGCACGCGCGATGACATCTTGGGCGCGCTGATCGCCTTGGGCATCGCGTAGTTGCCCACCGCGAAGGGATGGAGCCGACCGTAGGCGTCCAAGACGTAGCCGCCGCGCAAATTGGGGAGCATCACGATGTCGCGGGCGTAGTCCTTTCCGGCCCAGGTCTTCGACGTCCGGACGCTCGGTGCGCCCCCGAAGGGGAACACTCGTCCATACATGTCGACGACGTAGCCGGTCGTGGTGGTCCGAAGAGCAATCCCACGCGCGCGGTCGGCGCCGAGTCCGGTCGCCTGCGGTTTGGTGGGCACAGGCTCGTCTCCGACGGCAAACGGATAGACGCCGCCCTTGGAAACCAGCACATATCCCGCCCTGCCGTCCTTGCGAAGAGCGATTCCGCGAACGGAGTCCTTGCCGATCGCAGGGGTGCCGACGTTGTCGTTCGCCGAACCAAATGGAACCAGACGACCACCGGCGTCGGCGACGTACCCCGAAACCCCGCGAATCAGACGCGATGACACCGTCCGGGCACTCCGGCCGACGGCGTCCGCGGCGGTCACCCGCACGTAGGAGCGCAGACTCGTCCCGCTGGGAACACTCCACTGTTCCTGCCCGTCATCGGCACGTGAGTAGTCCCCTGCGTTGATCGCGCTCCACGACTTGCCGTCCGGCGAGTATTCGATGGTCATCGGCTCGGCGACGCGATCGACGGAAGCATCCGAGACGTTCCACGTGATCGCGTAAACGCCGCCTGCCGGCACGAACGGATCGGCAGCCGGAGCGGTGATCGTTACGACCGGAGGCGACGAGTCGATCGTGAAAGCCGTCGCCGAGGCGTCGTATGCCTTGTTGCCGGCCGCATCGACTGCCACGGCACGCACCCGAGCCCGGTTTGCGTCGATCTCCGGCACCGTCCATTGGCGCGCGCCGGCAGCGTCGGGAATCCCCGACAGAACCGACCCAGCGTAGGTCGCTCCATCGTCTGTCGAGTACTGCAGGTCAACATGGTCGAAGTCGGCGTCGCTGGGGGCGCTCCACTCGACGGCGAGGGTGTCCCCGCCACCCACGACGTCCCCGCCGCCCGGGGCGACGAGATCCACCGCGACGGGCGTGTAATCGGCGGCGACGGTCGTCCCGGACGCCGAGACCGAACAGTTGCCGGCGTCGTCGCACAGCCGCATCGTCAGCTCGTGAGCCCCCTCGGGTATCGCGGCGGCGAGAGCATCGGCGTCCGCGAATGCAGCGGTGGCAGTCACCGACGTCGCCGAAGGAACGACCACCTCGCTCAGGGCGACCGGAGACATCGGCGCTCCATCCAGAAGGACTTCAGCCCGACCGAACTCAGCGTCGCCGGCGTCGACGGCCGCGGTGAGCGAGAAGGCTCGCGTGAACATGTTCAGCGTCAGCGCCGGAACCGACTCGCCGGCAGGCACGCTCGCCAGGAAGGAGTTCAATACCGGAGCAACCGGTGCGATCGTGTCGATTTCGGTCGGCAAAGATGCCGTCGTCATCGAGTTACCGCGAAGATCGCGCGCCGCAGAGGCGTGAACCTCTACCGCGCATCCACGCGACTGCGTGCAGTCGGATTCGGAGACCGTGACCGAGCCGTCCCAGACCCTCGGGTTGTCGTTTCGCCAGCCATTCGTGTGATTCGCGTCCGCAACCGAGGTCACCGCTGCGATCCCGAGCGCGGCAACCGGCTCCGTCGCCGAGTCCATGTCCTCGGAGAACGTCGCAGTCACGGTGGACGTGCGAGCGCCGAGAGGCGCCGTCGGAGAAACCTCAATGACTGCAACGGGGCTCGCGGCGTCGGTCACCAAGCCGGCAGGCAAAGACTGTGCGGTGGTAGCGTTCCCCGCGGCGTCCGCGATGCTCTTGGCCGCCGTGTACTCAATCGCCTTCGCGTCGGTCCCCTCGATCGGACCCACTGCCAGGGTAAGCGTGTCGGCGGCGGTGGCCGCCGCGCTCGACGCCGTCTCCCCGGCTACGGCGAAAGACGCTGCGATCCCGTCGGGCACTGCGCCGATGTCTTCGCTGTAGTGCAGAACAACCGTG
This genomic interval from Actinomycetota bacterium contains the following:
- a CDS encoding sigma factor-like helix-turn-helix DNA-binding protein, with the protein product MFETVGQVVKALKAYRDYYHPRSCSVMLASRKTTDIDADPFRRGFLDSVDLRSELLSRLSSLDERERAVVTLWYVMDLPVSEICEELSLSRSNCYRIRDRALDSMLDEISVPAELQPAFA
- a CDS encoding MerR family DNA-binding transcriptional regulator: MGKTPYTSGTRERLIERLRRQAVAMQNGYRREDALLTTGEVAMLFRVSHRAVRCWADAGKLPYIRTLGGHRRFMASAVWEALREVVPDVEQAQRPGIAHVV
- a CDS encoding UDP-glucuronic acid decarboxylase family protein, with the protein product MRIVVTGGAGFVGSHLCERLLGDGHQVVCVDNLITGRREHVEMLSALGEFTFIEHNISEPLYLDGEVDGVMHFASPASPVDFARYPIQILKVGALGSWHTLGLAKAKGARFMIASTSEVYGDPEVNPQPETYWGHVNPVGPRGVYDEAKRYAEAMTMAYHRIHGLDTRIVRIFNTYGPRMRPNDGRAIPQFVSQALRGEPLTVHGDGSQTRSFTYVDDLVEGILRLFFASGVHEPVNIGNPSEMTVLEMARLIVRLAGSTSEVVFTERPVDDPTVRRPNIARARALLGWEPKIEVSEGLPRTIRWFRERLGG